In Lentimicrobium sp. L6, a genomic segment contains:
- a CDS encoding nucleotidyl transferase AbiEii/AbiGii toxin family protein: MENKTINIANVAQVAKALAELKEQMVFVGGAIISLYADDPSADEVRPTGDIDMTIRILNYSDFIKLNERLAELNIYPDPNGHAICSYLYKDIPLDIMSSEDGPLGPSNSWYKIGFEDLQYMDVEGEEIQLFTAPCFLATKFEAYYQREPVPDYRLSHDFEDIIYVLDNRISIVEEIQKSPEVLKDFLKTELQKIMDDPHEEEILSAHLHPFILEERYPILIDKIKKVINI, encoded by the coding sequence ATGGAGAATAAAACCATCAATATAGCCAATGTGGCTCAAGTAGCCAAGGCTTTAGCAGAACTGAAAGAGCAAATGGTGTTTGTAGGAGGAGCCATTATCAGCCTTTATGCCGATGATCCATCTGCAGATGAAGTTAGGCCTACTGGAGATATCGATATGACCATTAGAATACTAAACTATAGTGATTTCATCAAATTGAATGAGCGATTGGCTGAATTAAACATTTACCCAGACCCCAATGGTCATGCCATTTGCAGCTATTTATATAAAGATATTCCTCTTGATATCATGTCTTCAGAAGATGGCCCTCTAGGACCATCTAATTCATGGTATAAAATAGGTTTTGAAGATTTGCAATATATGGATGTAGAAGGTGAAGAAATCCAATTATTTACAGCTCCTTGTTTTCTAGCCACCAAATTTGAGGCCTATTATCAAAGAGAGCCAGTCCCAGATTACCGTCTTAGTCATGATTTTGAAGATATTATTTATGTGTTGGATAATCGGATATCTATCGTTGAAGAAATACAAAAGTCCCCAGAAGTATTAAAAGATTTTCTAAAAACTGAATTACAAAAAATCATGGATGACCCCCATGAGGAAGAGATTTTATCAGCTCACCTACACCCTTTCATTCTTGAAGAACGGTATCCGATTCTAATAGACAAAATCAAGAAAGTTATTAATATCTAA
- a CDS encoding IS1 family transposase, translated as MKSPTKVCKYCSGICIKKGKRNGKQRFLCKHCEKYQLLHYSKNRIPKSKENLLVKLNNEGMGISSISRILHVSKSSVQRIIIKFSRAVLKPLISERNQVYEIDELRTYEGNKKNESWVIYAINKANGNVINLVVGRRTKENIKRVVDMVLSLNPAKIYTDGLNVYRSLIPKSIHRVFKYCTNKIERNNLTLRTHMKRLNRKTICFTKANLMLEACLSLYIWRRSNAA; from the coding sequence ATGAAATCACCTACCAAAGTTTGTAAATATTGTAGTGGAATCTGCATAAAGAAAGGAAAACGAAATGGGAAACAACGTTTCCTTTGCAAACACTGCGAAAAATATCAATTATTACATTATAGCAAGAATAGAATCCCAAAATCAAAAGAAAACTTGCTAGTAAAGCTTAATAATGAAGGAATGGGAATCAGCTCTATTTCTCGTATACTACATGTTTCAAAATCTAGTGTGCAACGCATCATTATTAAATTTAGCAGGGCTGTTTTAAAACCATTGATTTCAGAGAGAAATCAAGTTTATGAGATTGATGAACTTCGTACTTATGAAGGTAATAAGAAAAATGAAAGTTGGGTTATATATGCTATTAATAAAGCAAATGGAAATGTCATAAATTTGGTTGTAGGTAGGAGAACCAAAGAGAATATTAAGAGGGTAGTAGATATGGTTTTATCATTGAATCCTGCCAAAATCTATACTGATGGTCTTAATGTTTATAGAAGTCTAATCCCCAAAAGTATTCATAGAGTTTTTAAGTATTGCACCAATAAAATTGAGAGAAATAATCTTACTCTGAGGACTCACATGAAACGACTAAATCGAAAGACTATTTGTTTTACAAAAGCAAATCTAATGTTAGAAGCTTGTTTGAGCCTTTATATTTGGAGGAGAAGTAATGCTGCTTAA
- a CDS encoding nuclear transport factor 2 family protein, producing the protein MQDSIEVLKIASLYSQAWYEGDSLKMSKVLHPELVKRTIRNYEHTGNDVVNNLSYNTMMQYTIAGYGKHTPKDKQNDKIEMLDICEDIASIRVESADYVEYLQMVKYNGEWKALNVLWQIKVLKKSK; encoded by the coding sequence ATGCAGGACTCAATAGAGGTATTAAAAATTGCAAGCCTATATAGTCAGGCCTGGTACGAAGGCGATTCTCTGAAAATGAGCAAGGTACTCCATCCGGAATTGGTAAAAAGAACCATACGGAATTATGAGCACACAGGTAACGATGTCGTCAATAATTTATCCTACAACACAATGATGCAGTATACTATTGCAGGATATGGAAAACACACACCTAAAGATAAACAAAACGATAAAATAGAGATGCTTGATATTTGTGAAGATATCGCAAGCATACGAGTTGAGTCTGCTGATTATGTTGAGTACTTACAAATGGTTAAATACAATGGTGAATGGAAGGCTTTGAATGTTTTATGGCAAATAAAAGTATTGAAAAAATCTAAATAG
- a CDS encoding Fic family protein: MKIAERKYLDTYKKSIGNEISELIKEFDFSENRGGFEYLTKSAAIYSSNIEGNSIDLNSYMNYEMNKDKFKVGKEIEEIEDLIEAYSFAQNNHLNEKNLLNCHKIFSDTLLIRSKRGKYRIEQVGVFGKSGLAYMAIEPEFVEKEMKSFFQDISQLISSDLNEIEVFYFASLIHLRFAHIHPFRDGNGRAARLIEKWFIAEKLGHEFWKMPSEEFYKKNQVKYYEAINLGVNFYELNYDRCIGFLEMLPNCLR; encoded by the coding sequence ATGAAGATAGCAGAAAGGAAATATTTAGATACATATAAGAAGTCAATTGGGAATGAAATTTCTGAATTGATTAAGGAATTTGATTTCTCGGAAAATCGAGGTGGATTTGAATACTTGACAAAATCTGCAGCTATTTACTCATCAAATATTGAAGGAAATAGTATCGATTTGAATTCTTACATGAATTATGAAATGAATAAGGACAAATTCAAAGTAGGAAAAGAAATTGAAGAAATTGAGGATTTGATTGAAGCATATAGTTTTGCACAAAACAACCACCTGAATGAGAAGAATTTATTGAATTGTCATAAAATATTTTCAGACACATTATTGATAAGAAGCAAAAGAGGAAAATATAGAATTGAGCAGGTTGGCGTATTTGGAAAATCAGGATTAGCATATATGGCAATTGAGCCAGAATTTGTAGAAAAAGAAATGAAATCGTTTTTTCAGGATATAAGTCAGTTGATTTCATCTGACCTTAACGAAATTGAAGTCTTTTACTTTGCATCATTGATTCATTTACGATTTGCACACATTCATCCTTTTAGAGATGGAAACGGAAGAGCAGCTAGATTAATTGAAAAATGGTTTATCGCGGAGAAATTGGGACATGAATTTTGGAAAATGCCATCGGAGGAATTTTACAAAAAGAATCAAGTTAAGTATTATGAGGCTATTAATCTTGGCGTTAACTTTTACGAATTGAATTATGATAGGTGTATTGGTTTTTTAGAAATGTTACCGAATTGCCTCCGATAA
- a CDS encoding IS6 family transposase: protein MFKHHRYPRIIILQAVYYKLRFTLSYRDVEELLSIRGIKADHSTIQRWVFKFSPLIESNMHKRKRKVNNSWRMDETYIKVGGKDRYLYRAVDKYGGTIDFLLTKRRMKGSAQKFLNKAMVVYHMALFLSLKTYLT from the coding sequence ATGTTCAAGCACCACCGATATCCCAGAATTATCATCCTTCAAGCAGTTTATTATAAATTAAGATTCACATTAAGTTATAGAGATGTAGAGGAATTGCTATCAATAAGAGGAATCAAAGCAGATCATTCTACTATTCAAAGATGGGTATTTAAGTTTAGTCCATTGATTGAATCGAATATGCATAAACGAAAACGGAAGGTCAATAATAGCTGGAGGATGGATGAAACTTATATCAAGGTAGGAGGGAAGGACCGCTATTTATATAGAGCTGTAGATAAATATGGGGGTACAATAGACTTCCTATTAACCAAGAGAAGAATGAAGGGATCAGCCCAGAAATTCTTGAATAAAGCCATGGTAGTGTACCATATGGCGCTTTTCCTTTCACTAAAAACATATTTAACATAA